Genomic segment of Nitrospirota bacterium:
GCTGCACGGGAGGTCCTTGCGTATGATGCGGACCCGGGGGCTCAGGGGGCGGATCTCCCGGATGTCGGCCGCTCCCACAAAGGTGACCACCGGCCGCCCGAGGGCCCAGGCCAGATGCATGGGGCCTGTATCGTTGGAGACGACCAGGTCGCAGAGACCCAGGAGGGCCATAAGCCCCCGGAGGCTTATCGTGCCGGTCATATCGAAAGGCCGTGCCCTCATCCGCTGCCTGATTGCCTTGGATATCTCTTTTTCGTCCGGGCCGCCGAGGATGAGCACGCTCCCCCCGGTGGCCGCCGCCAGCCGGTCGCCCAGGTGGGCGAAGCGTTCCGGAGACCATCGGCGGGTGAGGGCCACGGCCCCGGGGATAAAGCCGATAAGGGGCCTTCGGACGTTGTTTTGAGAAACGAAGCGCAATGCGTCTTCCTTCTCTTCAGAGGTGATAAAGAGTTCCGGCATCCGGTCCTCGGTAGCCGCTCCGCACACGGCCGTAAGGGCGAGGTAGTGGTCCACCTGATGCACTGCGCTTTGCGGGAAGGGCAGTTTGCGGGTAAGGAGAGGCCCGCGAAGTTCCTTCCTGTATCCGATTCGTTCCGGGATGCCCGCGAGAAAGGGAGCAAGCGCCGCATCGAAACAGTTGTGGAAAACCACCGCAAGGTCGAATCCTTTCCCGCGTAATTCCCGGGCGAGCCGGAGCCTTCCCCCGATGCCCGCATGGGCGTCCCGGCTATCGAAAATCAGTACCTCGTCCACACAGGGGTTGTTCTTGAAAAGGCTTGCCGGCAGGGGTTTCGTGAGCACCGTGAGCCGCGCGCCGGGGAAGGCCTGCTTGAGGGCTTTTACGGCGGGCAGGGAAAAAACCGTATCCCCTATACGGTTGACCCCCCTTACCAGTATGTTCTTATAGGAGCCCGGGCTAT
This window contains:
- the waaF gene encoding lipopolysaccharide heptosyltransferase II — its product is MNSPGSYKNILVRGVNRIGDTVFSLPAVKALKQAFPGARLTVLTKPLPASLFKNNPCVDEVLIFDSRDAHAGIGGRLRLARELRGKGFDLAVVFHNCFDAALAPFLAGIPERIGYRKELRGPLLTRKLPFPQSAVHQVDHYLALTAVCGAATEDRMPELFITSEEKEDALRFVSQNNVRRPLIGFIPGAVALTRRWSPERFAHLGDRLAAATGGSVLILGGPDEKEISKAIRQRMRARPFDMTGTISLRGLMALLGLCDLVVSNDTGPMHLAWALGRPVVTFVGAADIREIRPLSPRVRIIRKDLPCSPCIREVCPEGHTRCLDLITVDEAFETAMEALKETWNPETSSLSS